A window of the Azospirillum formosense genome harbors these coding sequences:
- a CDS encoding ABC transporter ATP-binding protein: MAEALLSIQGLKTGYGATEVLRGIDMAVQDGEIVTVLGSNGVGKTTLNKVLSGVLPPWAGEIRFAGSRIDGRSAARIVEEGLIQVPEGRKIFPNLSIRENLELGSYRRGKPNRARNLERIFTTFPRLKEREGQLAGTLSGGEQQMLAIGRGMMAEPLLLILDEPSLGLSPLVVEEMFGLIRKLNAGGLAILLVEQNVVQSLEVARRAYILENGVFALSGPSDEIVRDPELKRTYLGL, translated from the coding sequence ATGGCTGAGGCGCTTCTGAGCATCCAGGGGCTGAAGACCGGCTACGGCGCCACCGAGGTGCTGCGCGGCATCGACATGGCGGTGCAGGACGGCGAGATCGTCACGGTCCTCGGCTCCAACGGCGTCGGCAAGACGACGCTGAACAAGGTGCTGTCGGGCGTTCTGCCGCCCTGGGCGGGCGAGATCCGCTTCGCCGGCAGCCGCATCGACGGCCGCTCCGCCGCGCGCATCGTGGAGGAGGGGCTGATCCAGGTGCCGGAAGGCCGCAAGATCTTCCCCAACCTGTCGATCCGCGAGAATCTGGAGCTGGGCAGCTACCGGCGCGGCAAGCCGAACCGGGCGCGGAACCTGGAGCGCATCTTCACCACCTTCCCCCGCCTGAAGGAGCGCGAGGGCCAGCTCGCCGGCACGCTGTCGGGCGGCGAGCAGCAGATGCTCGCCATCGGGCGCGGCATGATGGCCGAACCGCTGCTGCTGATCCTCGACGAGCCGTCGCTCGGGCTGTCGCCGCTGGTGGTCGAGGAGATGTTCGGGCTGATCCGGAAGCTGAACGCGGGCGGGCTGGCGATCCTGCTGGTCGAGCAGAACGTCGTCCAGTCGCTGGAGGTCGCCCGCCGCGCCTACATCCTCGAAAACGGCGTCTTCGCGCTGTCGGGACCGTCCGACGAGATCGTGCGCGACCCCGAATTGAAACGCACCTATCTCGGCCTCTAG
- a CDS encoding ABC transporter ATP-binding protein, which translates to MLAVESVSKRFGGLMAVDNASLALEPGGIIGLIGPNGAGKTTLFSMISGFVAPSDGRILFEGTDITGEEPHRRAERGIGRTFQIVQPFAGLTVCENIAVGAYLRHARRADAIARAREVARRVGLAAELDRPAGGLTVAGRKRLELARALATEPKLLLLDEVLAGLNPSEIRDIIPVIRGIRDEGVTILMIEHVMQAVMNLCERVYVLAQGRMIAEGKPAAVCADPRVIEAYLGHGAAARLAAEGAAHG; encoded by the coding sequence ATGCTGGCCGTTGAGTCCGTCTCCAAGCGCTTCGGCGGTCTGATGGCGGTGGACAACGCGTCGCTCGCGCTGGAGCCCGGCGGCATCATCGGCCTGATCGGGCCGAACGGCGCCGGCAAGACCACGCTGTTCTCGATGATCTCCGGCTTCGTCGCGCCGAGCGACGGACGGATCCTGTTCGAGGGCACCGACATCACCGGCGAGGAGCCGCACCGCCGCGCCGAGCGCGGCATCGGCCGCACCTTCCAGATCGTCCAGCCCTTCGCCGGGCTGACGGTGTGCGAGAACATCGCGGTCGGCGCCTATCTGCGCCACGCCAGGCGCGCCGACGCCATCGCCAGGGCGCGCGAGGTGGCCCGCCGCGTCGGGCTGGCGGCCGAGCTGGACCGGCCGGCGGGCGGGCTGACCGTGGCGGGGCGCAAGCGGCTGGAGCTGGCCCGCGCGCTCGCCACCGAGCCGAAGCTGCTGCTGCTGGACGAGGTGCTGGCCGGCCTGAACCCGTCGGAGATCCGCGACATCATCCCGGTGATCCGGGGCATCCGCGACGAAGGGGTGACGATCCTGATGATCGAACACGTCATGCAGGCGGTGATGAACCTGTGCGAGCGCGTCTATGTGCTGGCGCAGGGTCGCATGATCGCCGAGGGCAAGCCCGCCGCCGTCTGCGCCGACCCCCGCGTGATCGAGGCCTATCTCGGCCACGGCGCCGCCGCCCGCCTTGCGGCGGAGGGGGCGGCCCATGGCTGA
- a CDS encoding branched-chain amino acid ABC transporter permease — protein sequence MTARDLIPIAVLAVLAALLPLVVTSSPVMNFLVFTLIVALGAQGWNILGGFGGQFSFGHAAFFGTGAYVTAILQLRYGINAWAGLLLAMAAGAAVAWVIGFLSFRSGLRGSYFALVTLAFAEVFRILANATAFTGGAAGLLIKLDVHPANLQFADRAVFYWLVLAFVTGVLLLTRWIQRSRFGAQLVAVRENEDAAKALGVDSLKVKLRAIALSGAVTALSGCLYAQYFLYIDAHIAYGSWISVELLLAPIIGGVGTVFGPVVGALTLHGLGELAKQFAGRIPGIDLIVFGGVLVLAVAFARGGILGLLERLRDRGRGMMTRGAKEVSHAGR from the coding sequence ATGACCGCGCGCGACCTGATCCCGATCGCCGTCCTGGCCGTCCTCGCCGCGCTGCTGCCGCTGGTGGTGACGTCCAGCCCGGTGATGAACTTCCTCGTCTTCACGCTGATCGTGGCGCTGGGCGCGCAGGGCTGGAACATCCTGGGCGGCTTCGGCGGCCAGTTCAGCTTCGGCCACGCCGCCTTCTTCGGCACCGGCGCCTATGTGACGGCGATCCTGCAGCTTCGCTACGGGATCAACGCCTGGGCCGGGCTGCTGCTGGCGATGGCGGCGGGGGCGGCGGTCGCCTGGGTGATCGGCTTCCTCAGCTTCCGTTCCGGCCTGCGGGGCTCCTACTTCGCGCTGGTGACGCTGGCCTTCGCCGAGGTGTTCCGCATCCTCGCCAATGCGACGGCCTTCACCGGCGGTGCCGCCGGCCTGCTGATCAAGCTGGATGTCCACCCCGCCAACCTGCAGTTCGCCGACCGCGCCGTCTTCTATTGGCTGGTGCTGGCCTTCGTCACCGGGGTGCTGCTGCTGACTCGCTGGATCCAGCGTTCGCGCTTCGGGGCGCAGCTCGTCGCGGTGCGCGAGAACGAGGACGCGGCCAAGGCGCTGGGCGTCGACTCCTTGAAGGTCAAACTGCGCGCCATTGCCCTGTCGGGTGCGGTGACAGCGCTGTCCGGCTGCCTCTACGCCCAGTATTTTCTCTACATTGACGCTCACATCGCCTACGGCAGCTGGATCTCGGTGGAACTGCTGCTCGCCCCGATCATCGGCGGCGTCGGCACCGTCTTCGGGCCGGTGGTGGGCGCGCTGACCCTGCACGGGCTGGGCGAACTCGCCAAACAGTTCGCCGGCCGCATCCCCGGCATCGATCTGATCGTCTTCGGCGGCGTGCTGGTGCTGGCCGTCGCCTTCGCCCGCGGCGGCATCCTGGGCCTGCTGGAGCGGCTGCGCGACCGCGGTCGCGGGATGATGACGCGCGGCGCCAAGGAGGTGTCCCATGCTGGCCGTTGA
- a CDS encoding branched-chain amino acid ABC transporter permease → MYSPQIILEAALNGLMTGAVYALIALGLTLIYGVLHIINFAHGALLTCAMFAVWVAWAWLGLDPYLVIVPLVPLMFVLGYGLQRFVIGPASHGDDGNILLVTLGLSIVLENVLLAVFQSDTRTLDTDYSFQVVALGPLLLSYPRVIGLGVAVVVTGLLWLVLNRTDTGKAIRAVAKEKLGANLVGIDVPHVYAITFGLGCACLAVAAGLLMPTFYVNPRIGSAFVLVAFTVVVLGGMGSLPGALLGGLFIGVVESLCGLFLGDSLGQIGIFLIFIAVLLVRPTGLFGAKA, encoded by the coding sequence ATGTATTCCCCTCAGATCATCCTGGAAGCGGCGCTGAACGGGCTGATGACCGGCGCGGTCTACGCGCTGATCGCGCTTGGCCTGACGCTGATCTACGGCGTGCTCCACATCATCAACTTCGCCCATGGCGCGCTGCTGACCTGCGCCATGTTCGCGGTCTGGGTCGCCTGGGCCTGGCTCGGCCTCGACCCATATCTGGTGATCGTGCCGCTGGTGCCGCTGATGTTCGTGCTGGGCTACGGGCTGCAGCGCTTCGTCATCGGGCCGGCCAGCCACGGCGACGACGGCAACATCCTGCTGGTCACGCTCGGCCTGTCGATCGTGCTGGAGAACGTGCTGCTGGCGGTCTTCCAGTCGGACACCCGCACACTCGACACCGATTATTCCTTCCAGGTGGTCGCGCTGGGGCCGCTGCTGCTCTCCTACCCGCGGGTGATCGGGCTGGGCGTGGCGGTGGTGGTGACCGGGCTTCTCTGGCTGGTGCTGAACCGCACCGACACCGGCAAGGCGATCCGCGCCGTCGCCAAGGAGAAGCTGGGCGCCAATCTGGTCGGCATCGACGTCCCGCACGTCTACGCCATCACCTTCGGGCTGGGCTGCGCCTGCCTCGCCGTGGCGGCCGGCCTGCTGATGCCGACCTTCTACGTCAACCCGCGCATCGGCAGCGCCTTCGTGCTGGTCGCCTTCACAGTGGTCGTGCTGGGCGGCATGGGCTCGCTCCCCGGCGCGCTGCTGGGCGGCCTGTTCATCGGCGTGGTGGAGAGCCTGTGCGGCCTGTTCCTGGGCGACAGCCTGGGGCAGATCGGCATCTTCCTGATCTTCATCGCCGTGCTGCTGGTGCGGCCGACCGGCCTGTTCGGAGCCAAGGCATGA
- a CDS encoding ABC transporter substrate-binding protein, producing MGRSVQDSALSGVSRRTVLKAGAAAAAFATVGAPSILRAQTPAVKIGILQPVTGALAHDGDLGRLGAEMAINEINAAGGLKALGGAKIEMLFGDARSTPEAGTQEVERMQAEGVCAIVGGFASPICLAASQAAARYDLPYLVDVGVSDQIMARGLTNTFRFSPGFGKVTQVALDNLTKINELAGKPAKTVVLVHEDGLFGSGLAKLLQTELPKRGFEILETIAHPTPARDMSNVALRIRSLNPDLVIPSNYYGEFVLLARTMQQQRIKPKGVYAVLGGAASNGRFVKEFPQAAQNVIDCNHWHDPKNPKALALRKAVEAQGKSFAYNVPLNYSNVLLLADAIERAGSADRKTIIEALNGSTFEGHIMPYGATKFVNGQNEGATPINTQIQGEDIKVIFPETFAEAKANFPAT from the coding sequence ATGGGACGTTCGGTTCAGGACTCCGCACTCTCCGGCGTTTCCCGCCGCACGGTGCTCAAGGCGGGCGCCGCGGCGGCGGCCTTCGCGACGGTGGGTGCCCCGTCGATTCTGCGGGCGCAGACCCCGGCCGTGAAGATCGGCATCCTCCAGCCGGTGACCGGCGCGCTCGCCCATGACGGCGACCTCGGCCGGCTCGGCGCCGAGATGGCGATCAACGAGATCAACGCCGCGGGCGGCCTCAAGGCGCTGGGCGGGGCCAAGATCGAGATGCTCTTCGGCGACGCCCGCTCCACGCCGGAGGCCGGCACGCAGGAGGTCGAGCGCATGCAGGCCGAGGGCGTGTGCGCCATCGTCGGCGGCTTCGCCAGCCCGATCTGCCTCGCCGCCTCCCAGGCGGCGGCGCGCTACGATCTGCCCTATCTGGTCGATGTCGGCGTGTCGGACCAGATCATGGCGCGCGGCCTGACCAATACCTTCCGCTTCAGCCCCGGCTTCGGCAAGGTCACCCAGGTCGCCCTCGACAACCTGACCAAGATCAACGAGCTGGCCGGCAAGCCGGCGAAGACCGTCGTGCTGGTGCATGAGGACGGGCTGTTCGGCTCGGGTCTCGCCAAGCTGCTGCAGACGGAACTGCCCAAGCGCGGCTTCGAGATCCTGGAGACCATCGCCCACCCGACCCCGGCGCGCGACATGTCCAACGTGGCGCTGCGCATCCGTTCGCTGAACCCGGACCTCGTCATTCCGTCCAACTACTACGGCGAGTTCGTTCTGCTCGCCCGCACCATGCAGCAGCAGCGGATCAAGCCGAAGGGCGTCTACGCGGTGCTGGGCGGGGCGGCGTCGAACGGGCGCTTCGTCAAGGAGTTCCCGCAGGCCGCCCAGAACGTCATCGACTGCAACCACTGGCACGATCCGAAGAACCCGAAGGCTCTCGCTCTGCGCAAGGCGGTGGAGGCTCAGGGCAAGTCCTTCGCCTACAACGTTCCGCTGAACTACTCGAACGTCCTGCTGCTGGCCGACGCGATCGAGCGCGCCGGTTCCGCCGACCGCAAGACGATCATCGAGGCGCTCAACGGCTCCACCTTCGAGGGGCACATCATGCCCTACGGCGCGACGAAGTTCGTCAACGGCCAGAACGAGGGCGCGACCCCGATCAACACGCAGATCCAGGGCGAGGACATCAAGGTGATCTTCCCCGAAACCTTTGCGGAGGCGAAGGCCAACTTCCCGGCGACGTGA
- a CDS encoding GntR family transcriptional regulator codes for MKSSVEPLKARRIYLLLRDRIIAGDLPPGGRLPGEPALAAEHAVSRVTVRRALDLLEKEGLVQRKAGSGTFVHDSRSVRPIVADLSNVLSHLIDMGRSTDVKLLSFGYVAPPEAIAESLGLKPGERVQRSVRVRLIDGEPFSYLTTHVPEWLGLTYSEAELAARPLLELIERSGVKTERATQAINATLAGPEAAAALDLEIGSPLLTLTRIVHDPSGRGVEHLHALYRPDRYSFHMDLVRIGDDGERRWSPALGRPRASEAARAEKAKADKNKAGEKPTRGSRAIKQRS; via the coding sequence GTGAAGTCGTCGGTCGAACCGCTGAAGGCGCGCCGGATCTACCTGCTGCTGCGCGACCGCATCATCGCCGGCGACCTGCCGCCGGGCGGGCGCCTGCCGGGGGAGCCGGCGCTGGCCGCGGAGCACGCGGTGTCGCGGGTGACCGTGCGCCGGGCGCTCGACCTTCTGGAGAAGGAAGGGCTCGTGCAGCGCAAGGCCGGCTCGGGCACCTTCGTCCATGACAGCCGCAGCGTCCGCCCCATCGTCGCCGACCTTTCCAACGTGCTGTCGCACCTGATCGACATGGGGCGCAGCACCGATGTGAAGCTGCTGTCCTTCGGCTATGTCGCGCCGCCCGAGGCCATCGCCGAAAGCCTGGGGCTGAAGCCGGGCGAGCGGGTCCAGCGGTCGGTGCGCGTGCGCCTGATCGACGGGGAGCCCTTCTCCTACCTGACCACCCATGTGCCGGAATGGCTGGGCCTGACCTATTCGGAGGCGGAACTGGCGGCGCGCCCGCTGCTGGAGTTGATCGAGCGGTCGGGCGTGAAGACCGAGCGCGCCACCCAGGCGATCAACGCCACGCTGGCCGGGCCGGAGGCGGCGGCGGCGCTCGATCTGGAGATCGGCTCGCCGCTGCTGACGCTGACCCGAATCGTGCACGACCCCTCCGGCCGCGGGGTGGAGCACTTGCACGCGCTGTACCGGCCCGACCGCTACAGCTTTCACATGGATCTGGTGCGCATCGGCGACGACGGGGAGCGGCGCTGGAGCCCGGCCCTGGGCCGGCCGCGCGCATCCGAGGCTGCCAGGGCCGAGAAAGCCAAGGCCGACAAGAACAAAGCGGGCGAAAAGCCCACCCGCGGCTCGCGGGCCATCAAGCAGAGGAGTTGA
- a CDS encoding zinc ribbon domain-containing protein: MPMYDYECPTCGDFTGMRPMAESGAPQPCPDCGTPSPRVIRMAPAFSALSAATRTAHATNERSADRPKLLSEVGPKHKHGPGCGCGGKGRSVLRTPDGAKGFPTARPWMISH, translated from the coding sequence ATGCCGATGTACGATTACGAGTGCCCGACCTGCGGTGACTTCACGGGAATGCGGCCGATGGCGGAAAGCGGCGCGCCGCAGCCGTGCCCCGATTGCGGAACGCCGTCGCCGCGGGTGATCCGCATGGCGCCGGCCTTCTCCGCGCTGTCGGCGGCGACGCGGACCGCGCACGCCACCAACGAACGCAGCGCCGACCGGCCGAAGCTGCTGTCGGAGGTCGGGCCGAAGCACAAGCACGGGCCGGGCTGCGGTTGCGGCGGGAAGGGGCGGTCGGTGCTGCGCACCCCCGACGGGGCGAAGGGCTTCCCGACGGCAAGGCCGTGGATGATCAGCCACTGA
- the fmdA gene encoding formamidase produces MADTLIKADLSQSPYENDMIHNRWHPDIPMAVTVKPGDDFILECYDWTGGQIKNDDDAADVRDVDLSQVHFLSGPVGVEGAEPGDLLVVDLLDIGAFPQQQWGFNGFFSKQNGGGFLTEHFPLAQKSIWDFEGMFTKSRHIPGVRFAGLIHPGLIGCLPSHDLLAKWNKREQALIDTNPTRVPGLANPPYAPTAHMGRLKGEARDKAAAEGARTVPPREHGGNCDIKDLSRGSRIYFPVYVKGAGLSMGDLHFSQGDGEITFCGAIEMAGWAHLKVNLIKDGMAKYGIRNPIFKPSPIVPTYNDYLIFEGISVDEAGEQHYLDVHVAYRQACLNAIEYLKKFGYSGAQAYSILGTAPVQGHISGVVDVPNACATLFLPTQIFDFDITPNADGPTTFIKGDVDMPIAQDRV; encoded by the coding sequence ATGGCTGACACCCTGATCAAGGCCGACCTGTCGCAGTCTCCCTACGAGAACGACATGATCCACAACCGCTGGCACCCGGACATCCCGATGGCGGTGACGGTGAAGCCGGGCGACGACTTCATCCTGGAATGCTACGACTGGACCGGCGGCCAGATCAAAAACGACGACGATGCCGCCGACGTGCGCGACGTCGATCTCAGCCAGGTGCATTTCCTGTCCGGCCCGGTCGGGGTCGAGGGGGCGGAGCCGGGCGACCTCCTGGTCGTCGACCTGCTGGACATCGGCGCCTTTCCGCAGCAGCAGTGGGGCTTCAACGGCTTCTTCTCCAAGCAGAACGGCGGTGGCTTCCTGACCGAGCATTTCCCGCTGGCCCAGAAGTCGATCTGGGACTTCGAGGGCATGTTCACCAAGTCGCGCCACATCCCCGGTGTGCGCTTCGCCGGGCTGATCCACCCCGGCCTGATCGGCTGCCTGCCGTCGCACGACCTGCTGGCCAAATGGAACAAGCGCGAGCAGGCGCTGATCGACACCAACCCGACCCGCGTCCCCGGCCTCGCCAACCCGCCCTACGCGCCGACCGCGCACATGGGTCGGCTGAAGGGCGAGGCCCGCGACAAGGCGGCGGCGGAGGGTGCGCGCACCGTGCCGCCGCGCGAGCATGGCGGCAATTGCGACATCAAGGACCTGTCGCGCGGCTCGCGCATCTACTTCCCGGTCTATGTGAAGGGCGCCGGCCTGTCGATGGGCGACCTGCATTTCAGCCAGGGCGACGGCGAGATCACCTTCTGCGGCGCCATCGAGATGGCCGGCTGGGCCCATCTCAAGGTCAACCTGATCAAGGACGGCATGGCGAAGTACGGCATCAGGAACCCGATCTTCAAGCCGAGCCCGATCGTCCCGACCTACAACGACTACCTGATCTTCGAGGGCATCTCGGTCGACGAGGCGGGCGAGCAGCATTACCTGGACGTCCACGTCGCCTACCGGCAGGCCTGCCTCAACGCCATCGAGTATCTGAAGAAGTTCGGCTACTCCGGCGCCCAGGCCTATTCGATCCTCGGCACCGCACCGGTGCAGGGCCACATCAGCGGCGTGGTCGACGTGCCGAACGCCTGCGCCACTCTGTTCCTGCCGACGCAGATCTTCGACTTCGACATCACCCCGAACGCCGACGGCCCGACGACGTTCATCAAGGGCGACGTCGACATGCCGATCGCCCAGGACCGCGTGTAA
- the urtA gene encoding urea ABC transporter substrate-binding protein: MAAGTARRAQGLAPGAPATAAVNRRGIAVTDEAVTVGILHSATGTMALSEGGSIQAEMLAIQQINESGGVLGRRIEIVQEDGASDWPTFAARADKLLVQDKVAAIFGCWTSASRKEVLPVLEKRDGLLYYPTFYEGLEQSRHVIYTGQEATQQILAGLDWVMREKGAKSFFLVGSDYIWPRASNAIARRHIEAKGCRVVGEDYAELGDTRFEGIVARIKAAKPDVVYAIVVGGSNVAFYKQLKAAGIELDRQILMTNSVTEDEMMGIGGDYIAGAFTCAKYFQSLELPANRAFVAAFKAMWGADSVIGDVTHNAYLGPWLWKLAVEKAGSFDVARVIAASPGIEFTGAPAGPLRIHENHHLWTRTRIGRARRDGQFDVVFETRDLIEPNPFPDGFRELAA, translated from the coding sequence ATGGCGGCGGGCACGGCGCGGCGCGCCCAAGGCCTGGCGCCGGGCGCGCCGGCCACCGCGGCGGTGAACAGGAGAGGCATCGCGGTCACCGACGAGGCGGTGACGGTCGGCATCCTCCATTCCGCCACCGGCACCATGGCGCTGAGCGAGGGCGGGTCGATCCAGGCGGAGATGCTGGCGATCCAGCAGATCAACGAGTCCGGCGGCGTGCTGGGCCGGCGGATCGAGATCGTGCAGGAGGACGGCGCCAGCGACTGGCCGACCTTCGCGGCCCGCGCCGACAAGCTGCTGGTGCAGGACAAGGTGGCGGCGATCTTCGGCTGCTGGACCTCGGCCTCGCGCAAGGAGGTGCTGCCGGTGCTGGAGAAGCGCGACGGCCTGCTCTACTACCCGACCTTCTACGAGGGTCTGGAGCAGTCCCGCCACGTCATCTACACCGGGCAGGAGGCGACTCAGCAGATCCTGGCCGGGCTGGACTGGGTGATGCGCGAGAAGGGGGCGAAGAGCTTCTTCCTCGTCGGGTCGGACTACATCTGGCCGCGCGCGTCGAACGCCATCGCGCGGCGCCACATCGAGGCCAAGGGCTGCCGCGTCGTCGGCGAGGACTACGCCGAACTCGGCGACACCCGCTTCGAGGGCATCGTCGCGCGGATCAAGGCGGCCAAGCCCGACGTCGTCTATGCCATCGTCGTCGGCGGCTCGAACGTCGCCTTCTACAAGCAGCTCAAGGCCGCCGGGATCGAGCTGGACCGCCAGATCCTGATGACCAACAGCGTCACCGAGGACGAGATGATGGGCATCGGCGGTGACTACATCGCCGGCGCCTTCACCTGCGCCAAGTATTTCCAGAGCCTGGAACTGCCGGCCAACCGCGCCTTCGTGGCTGCCTTCAAGGCGATGTGGGGGGCGGACAGCGTCATCGGCGACGTCACCCACAACGCCTATCTCGGCCCCTGGCTGTGGAAGCTGGCGGTCGAGAAGGCCGGCAGCTTCGACGTGGCGCGCGTCATCGCCGCCTCGCCCGGAATCGAGTTCACCGGGGCGCCGGCCGGGCCGCTGCGCATCCACGAGAACCATCACTTGTGGACCCGCACCCGCATCGGCCGCGCCCGGCGCGACGGCCAGTTCGACGTGGTCTTCGAGACCCGGGACCTGATCGAGCCCAACCCCTTCCCGGACGGCTTCCGGGAACTGGCGGCCTGA
- the urtE gene encoding urea ABC transporter ATP-binding subunit UrtE — MLSVNQLRVSYGESEVLHGLDFTVAPNEIVAIMGRNGMGKTTLMKSLMGIVPTRSGAIRIGGDEITGLKSYERVAKGVAYVPQGRMIFPTMTVQENIETGLSVHGGRSVPGDLYELFPVLLEMKGRRGGNLSGGQQQQLAIARALATKPKVLLLDEPTEGIQPSIIREMARTLRRIRDEKGLGIIVSEQVLSFALDIADRVLVIENGEIVHEDSRDQVDEAKVARLLSV; from the coding sequence ATGCTGTCCGTCAATCAACTCCGCGTGTCCTACGGTGAGAGCGAGGTCCTGCACGGTCTGGACTTCACCGTGGCGCCCAACGAGATCGTCGCCATCATGGGCCGCAACGGCATGGGCAAGACGACGCTGATGAAGTCGCTGATGGGGATCGTGCCGACGCGTTCCGGCGCCATCCGCATCGGCGGCGACGAAATCACCGGACTGAAGAGCTACGAGCGGGTGGCGAAGGGCGTCGCCTATGTCCCGCAGGGCCGCATGATCTTCCCGACCATGACGGTCCAGGAGAACATCGAGACGGGGCTCAGCGTCCATGGCGGGCGCAGCGTGCCGGGCGACCTGTACGAGCTGTTCCCGGTGCTGCTGGAGATGAAGGGCCGGCGCGGCGGCAACCTGTCGGGCGGGCAGCAGCAGCAGCTTGCCATCGCCCGCGCGCTCGCCACCAAGCCGAAGGTGTTGCTGCTGGACGAGCCGACGGAGGGCATCCAGCCGTCGATCATCCGCGAGATGGCCCGCACCCTGCGCCGCATCCGCGACGAGAAGGGCCTCGGCATCATCGTGTCTGAGCAGGTGCTGAGCTTCGCGCTCGACATCGCCGACCGCGTGCTGGTGATCGAGAACGGCGAGATCGTCCACGAGGACAGCCGCGATCAGGTCGACGAGGCGAAGGTCGCGCGGTTGCTCTCGGTTTAG
- the urtD gene encoding urea ABC transporter ATP-binding protein UrtD, which produces MANNTDYLLAVEGLTVSFDGFKAVNDLSFYVDSNEIHVIIGPNGAGKTTVLDLICGRTKASGGSIKFRNKELTAMKEHQIVTAGVGRKFQNPSIYDDLTVFENLEISYPRGRSVFGALAFKRDAAVRERVAEIAEMIFLSDHLDQRAEYLSHGQKQWLEIGMLLIQDPELLMLDEPVAGMSVNERKKTAELLNRIIQNRSVLVIEHDMKFVEDIAHRVTVLHQGKILSEGSMERVKNDPKVVEVYLGH; this is translated from the coding sequence ATGGCCAACAACACCGATTACCTGCTGGCGGTCGAAGGGCTGACCGTGTCCTTCGACGGGTTCAAGGCGGTCAACGACCTGTCCTTCTACGTCGACAGCAACGAGATCCACGTCATCATCGGCCCCAACGGTGCCGGCAAGACCACGGTGCTCGACCTCATCTGCGGGCGGACCAAGGCGTCCGGCGGCTCCATCAAGTTCCGCAACAAGGAACTGACCGCGATGAAGGAGCACCAGATCGTCACCGCCGGCGTTGGGCGCAAGTTCCAGAACCCGTCGATCTACGACGACCTGACGGTGTTCGAAAATCTGGAAATCTCCTACCCCCGCGGGCGCAGCGTGTTCGGCGCGCTCGCCTTCAAGCGCGACGCCGCGGTGCGCGAGCGGGTGGCCGAGATCGCCGAGATGATCTTCCTGTCCGACCATCTCGATCAGCGCGCCGAGTATCTCAGCCACGGGCAGAAGCAATGGCTGGAGATCGGCATGCTGCTGATCCAGGACCCCGAGCTGCTGATGCTCGACGAGCCGGTCGCCGGCATGAGCGTGAACGAGCGCAAGAAGACCGCGGAGCTGCTGAACCGCATCATCCAGAACCGCTCGGTGCTGGTGATCGAGCACGACATGAAGTTCGTCGAGGACATAGCCCACCGCGTCACCGTCCTGCACCAGGGCAAGATCCTGTCGGAGGGCAGCATGGAGCGGGTGAAGAACGATCCCAAGGTCGTCGAAGTCTATCTGGGCCACTGA